GGTCGTATCGAAGAATCTCATCGAAAAGATCGAGCAATATTACCCTGTCAAAAAGGAGTCGTGCCGTTAATCTGACCTACCCCGTATTATTGTACCAACTGTAAAACTGTTTAACCCGTATATTTATTATACATCTTGTAAGACTTTCCGGCAGAAAATATACTGTGAGGTAGATACTGAAGTGACCAGGAGGTCATTTGAAAGATCGGCCCCGAAAAGATCAGGAACTGCTCGAAGAAATATCTGACCTGAAACAGAGGATCAAGGAACTGGAACAAGAGGTAATGCTCATCCGGTCAGAAAATATTGCGTTTCTCGGGCAACTTTCCGCGAGGATCGCCCATGAGCTGAAAAACCCCCTCAGCATCATTCTTCAGGGAATCGCATATGTCCGGGCATCAGTTGAAGACGGCGTACTCATCGATGCCTGCGACAAGATCAAGAAAGGGGCTATCCGGGCAGATACGGCAATCCAGAACCTCCTCAGTTTTTTGAAACACCAGAGGGGTTGATATATGTCGCTTTCACCCTTTTAGACCTCATCAGGTAGAGATACCAGAGGGACAGGTAGAACATGACAACGAAATTATTGATCGAGGAGGTCTGCGCAACATCCGGGAAGCTTCCTTCTGAAATACCCACCATGGCAGGGAGAAATATCGAAAACAAAGAATAAAGGAAGGCGCTGAT
This is a stretch of genomic DNA from Syntrophorhabdaceae bacterium. It encodes these proteins:
- a CDS encoding histidine kinase dimerization/phospho-acceptor domain-containing protein, encoding MKDRPRKDQELLEEISDLKQRIKELEQEVMLIRSENIAFLGQLSARIAHELKNPLSIILQGIAYVRASVEDGVLIDACDKIKKGAIRADTAIQNLLSFLKHQRG